In Candidatus Alcyoniella australis, the sequence CAATAGATCGGCCAGTAGCTGGGGTCGAAATTGGCGCGCGAGGGCAGATCGTGGAACAGCGGCCAGATGATCTGGTTGGAAAAGCCTTGGTAGTAGCCGCCGATCTCCTGCTCGCTCAGGCCTACCGGAACGAGTTTGTAGCCGGTCTCGTGTGCGCTGGATTGCAGCAGCTGATGCAGGTCTTCGGCCTGCGGGGCGCCGGGCCAGCCGATCCAGATCCCGCCGCGGTTGCGCAGCAACGGAGCCAGGGCCGTGACCAGCCCGCCGGATCCGGGCTTGATCGTCCGAGCCCCTTGCGGATCGCGGTTGACCACGATCGGCAGCCGGTTGGAGACAACCACTAGTCGCTTGGCTCCCATCTTCCCCCTTATCTCGGCGCTATTCTATCTCACGGGCCAGTCGTCCAGAAATTGCAGCACCTCGGCGCAGTCGGCCAAGGCGTAGCGCGCGATGCTTGCGTGGCCCGCTGTTCCGACTTTGATCCCCACGCCGTGGTCGCCCAGGGCTGTGAACGCGTCCTCGTCGGTCTCGTCGTCGCCGATGTAGACCGCCAGGCCGTCTGTTGGAAGCCCGTCGATCAGCGGTTGCAGGGCCAACCCCTTGTGGCGTCCCAAAGTGCGCAGTTCCACCCCGCCGTTGAAGCGACGACACTCCAGGCCGTGTTGCACGGCCAGCGATTTGAACTCGCGGCAAGCCCGGTCCTCGAGTTCCTTGGCGGTGGACTGGTCCATGCCGCGGGTGTGCAGGGCCACGCTTGAGAGCTTGCGCTCCCATGATGCGCCGTGAGCAAGCCGGGTGATCGCTTGTTCGCCCAGGTCCAGGCCCGCCGCTTGTCGCGGGTCGGCCGCGTGGTTTTCGCGCGTGCCGTCGGGACGGCGCAGCTCACTGCCGTGGGAGCCGATCATCAGTAGCGGCAGCTCGCCCAGCAGCTTGAGCAGTTCGTCGATCGGCCGTCCCGAGACCAACACCAGCCGCGTGTCGCCCGCGGCGATTCGCCGCAGCTGCGCAAGCACGCCGGGCAACGGCGCGGCTTGCATGCGCTCCACCTGGAACGGCGCCAGGGTGCCGTCGTAATCCAGGGCCAACAGCCGCGCGCTCGCGCGTTGCAGGCGTTGTCGCAGTTGTGGGTCGTGAAGCGCCGAGGAAAGCGACGCGATCGGCCGACTGTTCACAGCTCGATGCGTTCTTTTATCCCGCCGGTGAGCGCCATGATCAGCGTCAGGTATTCGCGCAGATGGCGGGTGAGCAGGAAGTTCTCGCGCACGAACTGCTTGGCCGTGAGTCCCATCTTGCGTAGCTGGCGACGGTGGGTCAGCAAATAGCGGATGCGCAGGGCTGCGCCCTCGGGCGAGTTGACCAGGAAGCCGGTGTGATAGTCGATAACCTGTAGTCGAATGCCGCCGGTATTGCCGCCGATCACCGGCTTGCCCTTCCACAGCCCCTCGGTGACCGTCAGGCCGAAGCCCTCCTTGGTCGACTTCTGCACGATGATGTCCGACAGGCGTTGCAGACCGTTGATCGTGCGATGGGCGTCGGACGGCAGCAGCAGGATTTTAATGTCCGGATCGTTGTTGGCTGCGGCGCGCACCTGTTCGAGCACGGCCTCGCCCTCGGGATCGTCGCTGGCCGAGCCGCCGGCGAGGATCAACTGTAGCGGCAGATATTTACGTGTCAGCTTGTAGGCGCGGATCACGCCCAGCGGGTCCTTGAAGCGATCGAAGCGCGAGACTTGGCAGGCGATGGGCCGCGATGAGTCGAGCTCGAAACGTCTGTACAACTTCTTGATCTCGGCCGGAGGCAGATCGATGTTCTTCTCGCTCAGCGGATCGATGCTCGGCGGGATCAGGTATTGGGTGTGCGGCAGGTGCTTGGCAAACGCGCTGAGCGACCAGATGCTGGCGTCGTAGCCCTTGACGAACTCGCGTAGGTATTTCCAGACCGGGCGATAGGGATGGCTCAGGTCGATGTGGCAGCGCCAGATCCATTTGCCGCGGCGCTTGGGATCAGCGAGAGCAGCGGCGCGGGCTGCGGATCGTGGATGAACACCACGTCGGCCTCGGCGAGCTTGTCGCGCAGCCGTACGGAGTTTTGCTTATTGGTCTGCTCATAGGCTGCGATCAGCTTGGAGGGCACGTCGATGCGGTCGCCCTGCAGCGAGTTGTGAAAGCTCTTGGTGCATTGGTAGAACTGCTCGTCCCCGGAGACCACCTCCCAATCGACGTCCAGGCCCAGCTCGCGTTTGAGCGGAATCAGCCGGTGCAGGATCTCGGCCACGCCGCCGCCCTCGCGGGTCGAGTTGACGTGCACGACCTTGATTCCGGCCAGCGGCTGAGCGAGCTGGCGCAGGTGATTGATTACGTCCTCACCCACCACCTCGGCGTAGCGTTGCAGGTCGACGTTCACTGCGCGTCCCCCTCGAGGTGCCGGTCCACGCAGTCGACGAGCAGCTCGCGCAGTTCGGTCAGCGTGCCGAATAACGGATCGATTGCCGCGATGCAGTCGCACAGCGCGTGATGCTTGTCGTCCAGTCCGTTGAGCCAGTTGCGAAAGTCGTCGCTCTTGTCAGCGTTGCGGCGGCGTGCGTCGATCAGGTGGTAGAACACGCTGCCCTCGCTGAGCTTGCCGATGGCGCCCCGCAGCTGTTCGGGCCTCTGTAGGCGGATGCCGGTGTCAAAGACCACGACCTGCGAGCGGATGAAATGGAACTGCTGGTCGCGCTTGCACCACGGCACGTGCTCGACCTGGTCCAGGCGCTCCTCGATTACCTCGATCAGCTCCTGTCGCAGGGACTCAAGGTCAGGGAAATCGCTGGGATCGATGATCGCCAGCCGTTCGGCGAGCGTCAGATCGCGCAGTCCGCGCCGCGCCCAGAGAGCGAAATCGTTCTGGTATTCCCGTTCGTCAAAACGCGGCCTGAGCAGCCCGCCCCAGAAGTGGTAGTAGATGCTCTCCGGGTGGATCGTCAGCAGGTGCTCGCGCAGCTCGCGCAGGTTCTGTGCGCGCTTGCCCGTGGCAATGGCCAACAGGGCGCAGTCCTTGACCGCGAATGGAATAGCCTTGGTTTTATTCGTTTTACTGTTAATAGCCATAGCGTATTTCGGATGATTGTGATCGGAAACGGTCGTATCTTATCCAGATCATTAGTTAATAATTGATATTCTATCAAGATTCAACCCCGGCCATTACAATAACGGTCGGTACGGAAGTTGACAAACAGTGCAGGTATCATAAATAAAAGTGCGTTTACAGCAGGTTGCAGTACTTTTTACTTGACACGCCACGCAAATAGCAGTAGAAAAAAAGTAATTACAGCACCTACAACAGGGAAAATTGTAATATGATGGGAACGCAAATAGAACCTCCCGAGATAATTGCAAAAAGCAAACCCATGAGCAATCTGATCAAGCTGGTGCACAAGGTTGCTCCCTATAAATCCACGGTCCTGGTGCAGGGCGAGAGCGGCACGGGCAAGGAGCTGATGGCCCAACTGGTCCACAAGCTCAGCCCGCGCAAGGATAATCCGTTCGTGGTCGTGGACTGCGGCGCGATTCCGCCCAACCTGCTCGAGGCCGAGCTGTTCGGCCACGTCAAGGGCGCGTTCACCGGTGCCGTGCGTTCGGAGACCGGCCTGTTCGAGCGCGGCAACGGCGGAACGGTCTTTATGGACGAGATCGGCGAGCTGCCGCTGGACCTGCAGGTCAAGCTGCTGCGCGTGATCCAGGAGGAGGTGATCCATCGTGTGGGCGAGCGCCTGCCGATTAAGCTCGACATCCGGATGATTGCCGCCACCAACCGCAACCTGGATCAGATGGTCGAGGAGGGCAAGTTCCGCCAGGACCTGTACTACCGCCTGAACGTGGTCATGCTCAGCATCCCGCCGCTGCGCGAACGCGATGACGACATCTCGCCGATGGCCGTGTACTTCGTCAACAAGTTCAGCGAGAAGCTCAACAAGCCGATCGCCGGGATCACCCGCGAGGCGCTTGGCATGCTGCGCAACTACGATTGGCCGGGCAACGTGCGCGAGCTGGAGAACGCCATTGAGCAGACCGTGGTGATGCTCGACGAGGGCACGCACATCACGCCCGAGAATCTGCCGTTGTTTCTGGAGAAACGCGGGGCCGAACGACGCAATCGTTTTCGCCGCGAGGCCTTGGACAAGAAGCTCTCGATCGAGGAGTACACCAAGTGCTTCATCGAGTCCTACCAGGATGATCACACTGAAAAGGCCCTGGCCAAGTTCCTCGGGATAACGCCCAAGACCCTGTGGAAAAAGCGCAAACGCTGGGGACTCAAACGCAGCCTCGCCTGATCGTAGCAGCTCATAGCTGCTACGCGAGTTTTGCTGCGGCGCTAAGCCGCGTTCTTAGGGCTCGACCCAGATCGGTGCGGCAACGAGCCAATCGCCGTCGGTCTGGATCGCCTTGGCCACAAAGAAGGTCGCTTCGCTGACCGCGAAATCGAGCTGCGCGGTGCAGAACGTTTCGTCCAGACAGTCGATGGTCTCGAGCAGCTCCAACTGCGGGCCGTAGATCTCGATCCGGTCGAAGCCGTCGGTCTCGTCGTCGTCGATCGCCTCCAGATCGAGCAGCAGCTCGCTGTGTCCCTTGAGGATCGAGCCCATCCAGCAGGTGTCCTGGGCCATCATCCGCAGCGAGGCGTTGAGGTCGTAGCTCATGAAGCTGCGGCGCTGGTCCATCGCCTCGTACAGCGCCCCGCGCGTCAGCCCGTCGAGGTACAGCCCGCTGCGGCGGTCGTTCTTGGTGCCCCAGTCGGCGCCGTGGTTGTCCTGGTTGTAGGTCGGCGAGACGTGCCAGCCGTTGTCCAGGGCCAAGAAGTACAACTCCCAAACGTCCCCGCCGCCGTTGAACTCAAACAGGTTCATGTTCTGATCGACCTCGGGGAAATAATCGAAATCTTCCCAGGTCTGGTAGGGGTCGCTGCCGGGATGATTGAACTGGCCGACGCACTCTTCGCAGGCGACCAAGTCGTCGTAGAAGTCGTGGAAGTCCAGCTGGATCATCGGGAACAGCTCCGCGGAGTTGAACACGTTGTTGTGCCCGGTCGATTGAAACAGCGGCAGCCGGAATCCCGAGCCGTACTCGAAGCCGCAGTCCGACAGAAATACGTCGGGATCGTACGCCTCGTCAGCCTGCTCCATGCATTTGGGATAGCGGTTGACCGGCAGCGGGAAGTAGAGCTGCTCGAGGTGGTCGGTGACCAACAGGATGTCCAGCTGCGCCGTGTCGCGGGCGTAGGCAAAGGCGTCGGCAGGGGTCTGCTCGCCGTCGGAATAGCCGGTGTGGCAGTGCATCACTCCCCAGTACGGGTCGAACTCGCCCTGGATGCAGCCATCGTTTTGTTCGTCGTCGTCGTCATCATCGTCGTCGTCGATGTTGTCGTCATCATCGTCGACGTCATCATCGTCGACGTCATCATCGGCTGCGTCGTCGTCGATGTCGTCGTCGTCATCGCCCTGGCAGCCCGAGACGCTCAGAGCGAGAAAAACCAATGACGCCAAAAGCGCCATGAGCAGCAACGCTTTAACCGTGTGCGGTTTCATTTTTTCTCCAAAATTAAGTCGCGCGGATACCCTCGGTTTTGGTCGTGAGGACCAACACTCCGCCGAGAATAACAAGCAGGCCCACAACCTGCATAATGCTCATCACAGTACCGAGCACGATCAGCTCCAGAATCGGTGGGCTGGCGATCATGATCGAATTGATTGTGGGTACGATCACCATCGCCCGTCCGCGGAAGAACGCGAGCTGGGTCAGCACCAGCGCCACCGTGCCGGTGGTCAGCGCGATGTACGGGAATGGATTTTTAAGCTGTCCGAGGAAATCGTTGCCCGACTGGATCAGCGCCAAGTCGGCGAGCATCAGCGAGAAGCCGATGAACAGGCCGGCGGTTGCGCCGAAGGTCAGGCTGATCAGCTTGTTGGTTTTCCAGGCGGCCACGCACAGCAGCAGCGTGAAGCTGCCGATAATGCCGATGACGATGAACAGCTTGGCGATCGGATAGCCCTGAAAGATCTCGATCGGCTTGTTGAAATAGCCCATCAGCATCGTGCCGGCCAACACCATCAGGCAGCCGATGGCCTCGCGTTTGCCGAAGCGCTCCTTGAGCACCACCGAGGCGAAAATCACCAGGCCGACGATTCCGACTCCGCAGGTGGCCGAGACGATGCCCGCCTTGTCGGTGAGCTTCATCGCGTAGGACAGCAGCGGCGATGCGGCGAAGGTCAGTAGGAAGCCGGAGGCCCAACCGGCGAGGTCCCGCCGGTGTTCTTTTCTAAAGGCCTTGAAGCCCTGCTTGAGGACCTCGACCTTCATTTTTTGCACACCCTTTCCAACGTTGAGGAAAGTGGCTGCTGTTGCTGAAATTAAGATGCCCGCGATTAAAGTGCTTTCCATCGTCCGGTGGTATTAACCGACAATAAAAATGAAAGCAAGAGTGATCGGCTAAGAAGGGTTGGGACGGCGCCCTGGTGGGCGCCGTCCCGTGGGGGGCTCAGGAGGTGCTCAATGGCACCAAAGGAAGCCGGCATCCAGGGCTGTACTGAGTACCGACCTCCGTGGGGGCGCTATGTTCTCGACAGAAAATCGCCGCGTTGTTCATGACATCTCGATCACGATTTCGTTCGGCTCGTTGCTGGGCTTGCGTTCGTCTTTCTCGTTGCGCGGTTTGCGCAGCGGAAAACGATCGTCCAGCGGTAGTCGCATTTGCGGGCGCCGGCGCTCGAGCCTTGTGCCGCATTGCTCGCAACAATCGCCAATCACCGGATGCCGGCAGTTTTCGCAGCGTGGAATTGTCATCGCCTCTCCTTTGTTCTATGACAATTCTCCTCGGTCCGGGGTTCCCCGGTTATGTTTCTAGTCATATTCGAAATGCAAGCAAGGTGCCGAAATCGCTGCGCGGTGAAATCGACTGATATTAAAGGGGAAGCTGCTGAATAGTGCTTCAGTCGTCAGCGCCGAATATCACAAATCTGCTGTGACGCCTCAGCATTTTGAGTGTGCCGACTAACAATCCGGCGCTGCTTGTAACAGTGCTTACGCGGTGTTACATAGGTCCGCATGGATCATCCGGGCTCGGAACGCTTCGAGCGCTTCTGGCGCGAGGAACTGGGCATCAAGCGGCCGGTGGGCGAGGCGTATGGGCGCTGCTATCTGCCTCTGGCGCAGATCATCGCCAGGCGTTGCGAGGCTTGCAAGCCGCTGCTTGTCGGGATCTGCGGATCACAGGGCTCGGGCAAGTCGACCTGGGCGCGGGCTCTGGAGTTCATTCTCGAGCACCGCGGACTGCGCGCGGTCAGCCTGTCTCTGGATGATCTGTATTTGCCGTGGGAAGAGCGCGAGAAGCTGCAACGGCAACAGCCGGATAATCCGTACTACGCGATCCATCGCGGCAATCCCGGAACCCACGATCTGGAGTTGGGAATCAACGTTCTGCAAAGCCTGAGCAACGCCGATGATCAGACCGTGACGCGGCTGCCGCGCTTTGACAAGTCGTTGCGCAACGGACGCGGCGAGCCGTTGCCCATGGGGCAGTGGCCCGTTGTGCGCGGACGGCCCGACGTGGTGTTGTTCGAGGGTTGGTTCGTGGGCGCCAGGCCGCTGGAGCGCGAGCGCTTCGAGGCGCTCAAGGCCCGGCATCCCCAGGTGCTAAAATACGAGGCAGAGTACGATCCGGCCGGGGAGTACGGCTGGGAGATCAACCTCGGGCTGGAGCAGTACCGCCCGCTGTTCGAGTTGCTGCAAATGCTGATCCTGCTCAAGGTGCCGTCTCTGGACAAGGTCGTGCAGTGGCGGCAGGCTCAGGAACGGCGGCTGATCAGCGATCGGGGGCAGGGCATGACTCCCGAACAAGTGGAGCGCTTTGTGCAGCCGTTCCTGCTGCTCACCGCGCTGCACTGCCTGGATGCCATGGGCGATTTGCAACAGGGGCACGCCGACGTAATCGTGCAGATCGGCGATGATCAACTTCCCGAGCGTCTGCATCACATGGTGCGGACGGACGATCGGAGGAAACCGTGAGAACGATACTGCTCATCGGGCTGGCGCTGGGGCTGGCGATGCTACCTATTCTCGGCTGCACATCGGGCGACGACGATTCTGACGCGGACCAGGCGGACGACGACGCTGACGACGACGCAGGCGACGATGATTTGGGCGACGACGACAGTCTGATCGACGACGACGACGAGCCGCTGCCCGACGACTACCTCGCCCATTGGCCCCAGAGCAACGTCGAGCCCGCGGATTACAATCAGACGCCCGCCGCGGGACCATTGCGGGTCAAGGCCGAGCAGTACGATCTGTGGCACGAGGAGCATCATCAGCCTTACCACGGCGGCACGGTGGGCGCGCTGTTCAGCGACGATGCGCGGACAACGCTCAGCCGCTACTTCGATTGGAACGACAGCTGCGAATGGACCGGCCTGTACCTGGGCAGCCAGTCGATGCGCTTTCACGTCACCGGCGAGCCCCAGGCCAAGGCCAACGCGCTGCGCACGGTGCAGATGCTCTCGGGCAACCTACACGTTACGGACACGCCGGGGTTCATCGCCCGTTATTGGGCCGAGCAGGATCCGCTGATCTATCCCAGCGACTCCTGGTGCGATTCCCAGGAGCGCTGCCACCGGATCGAGAGCGGCGAGTTCGCGGGCAACTGGTGGTGGGGCGAGACCAGCCGCGACATGTACAACGGCTGGTTCTTCGGCATGTCCCTGGCCTACGACCTGGTGGACGACGAGCAGATGCGCGAGACGATCCGTGAGGACGTGACCCACGTGCTGACCGTGCTGATGGACCAGGACTGGATGATCCTCAACCAGATCGGCGAGCCCACCGACTCGGCGCCCAACGTGATGGCCAACTTCCGCCTGGCCTGGCTGACCATCGGCTACCACATCACCGGCGATCGGCGGATCAAGGCCGAGCTGCAATATTGGTTGCGCGACGACCGCCGGACCACGCTACGGCTCTCGAGCCTCTCGTTCATGAACCGCTATACTCAGTATTTCGGCAACTGCCTCTCGCACGAGTATTGGTACAACCTGCTGCGACTGGGCAAGGTCTACTTCAGCCCCGAGGACTACGCGTTTCTGCTCGATCTGTTCGAGAGCCAGGCGCACACCTATACGCGGCTGTCGCACAATCCGTGGTTCAACGGCGTGTTCATGAGCCAGGGATTCTACCGGCCCGAGGACGGGGACGACCCGTATCTGGAACAACTGCTGGAGGATCTGACCGACTTTCCCGAGGCGCCGAACCACAGCTATCACCTGGCGGCCCGCGATCCGTCGACCTACGTCCTCGACCCGATGTCGGTCTTTCTCCACGACCTGATGCAGGCCGTTCCGATGCTGGCCGATATCATGGGCAACGTCGATGTTCAGGCGCTCGAGGCGTTCCCTGTGGGCCGACAATGCGCCACCGATTTTCTGTTTCAGCGCAATCCGTTCCAAATCGAGGAATGCGGCGTTGACAACCCGAAGGCGGTCAACCCCGGCGTGGACTACCTGCTCCCATACTGGCTGGCGAGCTACCACCGGTTCGCGGATAAACCCCTCTGAGTCGCGAAACGTCCGCCTTTTGCAGGGACGCGCGATCAACTATCAATCCCGGGGGTCTGGCGACGGAGGAACGGTAATGATATATACATGACCGATGCATGACACCGTGTTATTGATAATTGCTGGTCAGCGATAATTCGGGTTTTTTAAAGCGGATGGATGGAGATGAAGCAGTCAAGCGCCGACCTGCGTAAGCGGGTTAATCAGATCTTGGAAATCGCGCCGGAGCAGGTCGTGCAGATTCCCGGCGAAGAAATCCAACTGCTGATTCGCGAGCTGGTCGCCGTCCATACCAGGTTGGCCGAGAAAACGCAGATCCTCGAATCCAACGGCCGCGACCGCAGCCGTAATCCGCTGGTCAACGACATCAGCAATAGGCATAGTTCGCTGGTGCCGCAGTCGCAGCTCGCGGCCCAGCTACAACAAGCGCAAAAATTAGAAGCGATCGGTACCCTGGCCAGCGGCGTGGCCCACGAGATCAACAATCCGCTGGCCGCGATCCTCAACTTCGCCGAACTGATCAGCGAGGAGCAGGAAAACAGCGAGAGCAGCCGCGACTACGCCACGCGCATCGTGGCCGAGACCAAACGCGTGGCCGACATCGTGCGCAACCTATTGGCCTTTACCCAGCCCGAGTCCAAAGACTCGTGCGGATTGCAGATCAGCGAGCTGATCGTCACCTCGTTGTCGCTGGTGCACACCATGCTGTGCAAGGACCTGATCGAGGTCTTCATCGACGTCAACGACGAGCTGCCGCCGGTGTGCGGCAACGGCCAGAAGATCCAGCAGGTGCTGGTCAACCTACTGACCAACGCCCGCGACGCGCTCAACGAGAAACACGTTGAGCCGGATAAAGACAAACTGCTTTTAATCAACGCCAAGAGCGAGCTGCGCAAGGAACAACCCGGCGTGGTGATCGAGATCGAGGATCACGGCGCGGGCATTGAGCGCGATATCATCCATCGAATTTTCGACCCGTTCTTCAGCACCAAGCCCCACGGGCAGGGCTCGGGGCT encodes:
- a CDS encoding DUF5752 family protein — encoded protein: MAINSKTNKTKAIPFAVKDCALLAIATGKRAQNLRELREHLLTIHPESIYYHFWGGLLRPRFDEREYQNDFALWARRGLRDLTLAERLAIIDPSDFPDLESLRQELIEVIEERLDQVEHVPWCKRDQQFHFIRSQVVVFDTGIRLQRPEQLRGAIGKLSEGSVFYHLIDARRRNADKSDDFRNWLNGLDDKHHALCDCIAAIDPLFGTLTELRELLVDCVDRHLEGDAQ
- a CDS encoding HAMP domain-containing sensor histidine kinase translates to MKQSSADLRKRVNQILEIAPEQVVQIPGEEIQLLIRELVAVHTRLAEKTQILESNGRDRSRNPLVNDISNRHSSLVPQSQLAAQLQQAQKLEAIGTLASGVAHEINNPLAAILNFAELISEEQENSESSRDYATRIVAETKRVADIVRNLLAFTQPESKDSCGLQISELIVTSLSLVHTMLCKDLIEVFIDVNDELPPVCGNGQKIQQVLVNLLTNARDALNEKHVEPDKDKLLLINAKSELRKEQPGVVIEIEDHGAGIERDIIHRIFDPFFSTKPHGQGSGLGLSISYNIIKQHQGELTVESLPGQYTRFQIWLPAALKAQDNATE
- a CDS encoding EamA family transporter, translating into MKVEVLKQGFKAFRKEHRRDLAGWASGFLLTFAASPLLSYAMKLTDKAGIVSATCGVGIVGLVIFASVVLKERFGKREAIGCLMVLAGTMLMGYFNKPIEIFQGYPIAKLFIVIGIIGSFTLLLCVAAWKTNKLISLTFGATAGLFIGFSLMLADLALIQSGNDFLGQLKNPFPYIALTTGTVALVLTQLAFFRGRAMVIVPTINSIMIASPPILELIVLGTVMSIMQVVGLLVILGGVLVLTTKTEGIRAT
- a CDS encoding sigma 54-interacting transcriptional regulator: MGTQIEPPEIIAKSKPMSNLIKLVHKVAPYKSTVLVQGESGTGKELMAQLVHKLSPRKDNPFVVVDCGAIPPNLLEAELFGHVKGAFTGAVRSETGLFERGNGGTVFMDEIGELPLDLQVKLLRVIQEEVIHRVGERLPIKLDIRMIAATNRNLDQMVEEGKFRQDLYYRLNVVMLSIPPLRERDDDISPMAVYFVNKFSEKLNKPIAGITREALGMLRNYDWPGNVRELENAIEQTVVMLDEGTHITPENLPLFLEKRGAERRNRFRREALDKKLSIEEYTKCFIESYQDDHTEKALAKFLGITPKTLWKKRKRWGLKRSLA
- the otsB gene encoding trehalose-phosphatase; the encoded protein is MNSRPIASLSSALHDPQLRQRLQRASARLLALDYDGTLAPFQVERMQAAPLPGVLAQLRRIAAGDTRLVLVSGRPIDELLKLLGELPLLMIGSHGSELRRPDGTRENHAADPRQAAGLDLGEQAITRLAHGASWERKLSSVALHTRGMDQSTAKELEDRACREFKSLAVQHGLECRRFNGGVELRTLGRHKGLALQPLIDGLPTDGLAVYIGDDETDEDAFTALGDHGVGIKVGTAGHASIARYALADCAEVLQFLDDWPVR
- a CDS encoding glycosyltransferase; translation: MYRRFELDSSRPIACQVSRFDRFKDPLGVIRAYKLTRKYLPLQLILAGGSASDDPEGEAVLEQVRAAANNDPDIKILLLPSDAHRTINGLQRLSDIIVQKSTKEGFGLTVTEGLWKGKPVIGGNTGGIRLQVIDYHTGFLVNSPEGAALRIRYLLTHRRQLRKMGLTAKQFVRENFLLTRHLREYLTLIMALTGGIKERIEL